Part of the Montipora foliosa isolate CH-2021 chromosome 13, ASM3666993v2, whole genome shotgun sequence genome is shown below.
TCCAGCAGACTCTGCTGAAGAGGGtagcatttatttattttattttatgatgCTAATTCagcatttatttctctttttctcattttttgaTGTTATAGACTCAACATCTCCTGCAATCgaacaggattttttttttaaaattacccGGTGACAGGCATTACAAAAATTAGCTTGGAGGCACTATTTAGTTTGTTAATTTTTCAGTCAACCAGGGATCGTTCAGGTCTAATTTTGGTGATATTTGTGGAATTCATTTGCCGGTCATGTTGACACATGCACAGCCTAAATTTTACCCCTCGCCTCAAGATCTTCTGACCAACGTCATATATTATGTactatttaataattattcctcgagcccgaatgggctctgagtcaatagcccatgaggccgaaggccgaatgggctattgactcagagaccatgagggcgagaggaataattgttttagtaaaatccaactagttggtcaaaaaaatattgatacaaaacatctttcgctagttaaaactagactttaatttttgttttggttttcaaagccggcgcttttcgctactagtgggctataacaaatagcctactaatagctgaaccaatcagaacgcagcattgataatagaccactagttggattttactaaaatatATTATCCACTGACGACaggaaaattatttgattttccATTCAGGCTATCAAAACATCAGACAGATCAAACGTTTTTTTCAACTGGAAGGCTAGCTATCTCCAGATCTATCGTAATACAATGCTATTTTACAGAGAAGGGAGCTCCAAGAAAGCGAAGTGAATATCATAGGATGCATCTTGCTTTTTTCAAGCATTTCCTGTTTCTTATCATGATTATTCTGaagcatttcttttttttcttacactGTTTTCTCAATTACAGTGGTTGAATTAAAATGTGCCGTTCAGTGTTACGCTTGGGGAAAGATTGGTTTGAGTAGCACTGTAGCCCAGCTAGCACAACACTCTTTTTCATTTAAGCTCAAGGAGGATAAACCATATTCTGAGGTGTGTTATACACTTTTTTTGTGAGCTTTGATGGGAAATACTGCGTACTTATTGATGTGTAACATATCAAGTTCACCTTAAAAGGGTAATCTCCAAATATTTATGTAGGCTAAGTTGTGTTGTCTTTCTTTGTCTGGACAGCTCTGGATGGGAACGCATACAAATGGTCCATCAAAAGTGCTATTTAGAAAAGAAGAGGTCTTGTTATCAGAGTGGATTGATAAAAATACTCATGTTCTGGGAGACACAGTCAAAGAGGCATTTGATGGCAACCTTCCATATTTATTCAAAGTTCTATCAGTTAATAAAGCATTGTCAATTCAAGCACACCCAAGTAAATCTCATGCAAAACGTCTTCATAAAGAGAGACCTGATGTCTACAAGGATCCTAATCACAAGCCAGAAATGGCCATTGGTAAGAACTGGTCAccagaacaaaacaaagcacGGTTCTTGTTGTAATAATTAACCCTTGATTAGCACTTTGACTATCTTCCTTTGCTCTAATCAAAATCAAGAACTTTTAATTGATGAGGACTATGACGTTTTCCTcaacaatgaaaacaagcaataatatttattgtaaacaAAATCATCTCAATAAAGACACATTTTTTTCATTAAGGTTGAAGGTAAAATGGTCTTGTAGAGAGAAGGGACAGGCCCTCATATTTCAAAATGTTAATACTGGAGCCGACATGCAGAGCTACATCTTGCcaatgttttattattattgccttATGTAAACAGCTTTAACTGCTTTTGAAAGTCTCTGTGGCTTTCGCCCATTTGCTGAAATCCAGAACTATGTCAGGACTATACCTGAGCTTGCGTTTGTCATTGGAGAGGAGGCTGTGGATGCCATTGCAAGTGGTTCAGGTAATTATTGCTGCCTAAGTTTGGGGAGCATAGTTTCATTCATCAGTTTAAAAGAGGTTCATTTTCAGAACTTGTTTTCATTGGAAAACAACATCTGTTCACTTTCTTGTGGTGTAAACTACAGTATTTACGTTACCAGTGTATCAATCAAAGGCAAACATACAGTCTAACATAATGGTTAGAGTGACTTGACTGTACTTAATCTATTTTCTAAATTTACTGTAACCTTACCGAAGATAAGcaacattaattaattttgaagaTTATTACATTGTTATGACttaatatgtacatgtaaaataaaacaTTGAAAATCCACTGTTGTTGCTTGTCCTTATGGAGCAGGGATGGTTTTGCATTTGCACCTAAGTTGACTATAATATTAATTtaagtttttaataattaaaatatttgTGTTTGTTGTAGCTGTCACAATTATGCATATTGTGAGGGTTGTTACAACAAGTCAAGACTTTCTAGGGTTCTTGGCTTTCTACTAAAAAACTATTTATGACATTCAAATCTTTTAACAGATTTTGAAGcactaaaaataactttcacttCTCTAATGGGAAGTAGCCCTGATGTTGTCTCAAAACATCTCCAGAATCTTGTGGACAGGATCACAAAAATGAAGTCCTCCAGCCATGACATCTCTCCGTACTGTGGGGAGCTACTTCTTAGATTAAACAGCCAATTTCCAGGAGATGTAGGCTGCTTTTGCATTTATTTCCTGAACTACATCACACTCAAACCTGGTGAGGCATTATTTCTTGGACCAAATCTACCACATGCTTATCTGGCTGGAGGTACGATCACTATGATTCTgtaataataattcttattttGTTTTAAGGGTTTTGATATGATGATGGAATTGTCTCATAGGGCTGCAATAGGAAGTGTAATGAAAGCAACACACAATCTCGTGTGCAGCAAAAGAGTTCAGAGTTTACAAGCGGTTAACTTACCTTTGGTTTGTCATTGGTTCCAAGAAAGTGTATATTGTAGCGACAAAtctcttttttattttgaatgtgGTTGTCTTAGCAAGTGGCTAAATGTGTGAAAAAATAATCTGTTTGAGAAAGTAACAA
Proteins encoded:
- the LOC137982135 gene encoding mannose-6-phosphate isomerase-like isoform X1, with protein sequence MAFPADSAEEVVELKCAVQCYAWGKIGLSSTVAQLAQHSFSFKLKEDKPYSELWMGTHTNGPSKVLFRKEEVLLSEWIDKNTHVLGDTVKEAFDGNLPYLFKVLSVNKALSIQAHPSKSHAKRLHKERPDVYKDPNHKPEMAIALTAFESLCGFRPFAEIQNYVRTIPELAFVIGEEAVDAIASGSDFEALKITFTSLMGSSPDVVSKHLQNLVDRITKMKSSSHDISPYCGELLLRLNSQFPGDVGCFCIYFLNYITLKPGEALFLGPNLPHAYLAGDCMECMACSDNVVRAGLTPKLKDVDTLCQMLDYGCHTKEETIFPCRPSPSDPYVSIYDPPVPDFAVARIQIPSSCLSYKFQGLNGPSIAIMISGSGTIHKTSTNLKIDLRKGTVVFIPANTCFELKCDGVDCEIYQAYCVL
- the LOC137982135 gene encoding mannose-6-phosphate isomerase-like isoform X2 is translated as MAFPADSAEEVVELKCAVQCYAWGKIGLSSTVAQLAQHSFSFKLKEDKPYSELWMGTHTNGPSKVLFRKEEVLLSEWIDKNTHVLGDTVKEAFDGNLPYLFKVLSVNKALSIQAHPSKSHAKRLHKERPDVYKDPNHKPEMAIALTAFESLCGFRPFAEIQNYVRTIPELAFVIGEEAVDAIASGSDFEALKITFTSLMGSSPDVVSKHLQNLVDRITKMKSSSHDISPYCGELLLRLNSQFPGDVGCFCIYFLNYITLKPDCMECMACSDNVVRAGLTPKLKDVDTLCQMLDYGCHTKEETIFPCRPSPSDPYVSIYDPPVPDFAVARIQIPSSCLSYKFQGLNGPSIAIMISGSGTIHKTSTNLKIDLRKGTVVFIPANTCFELKCDGVDCEIYQAYCVL